The Paenibacillus sp. RUD330 genome has a segment encoding these proteins:
- a CDS encoding adenylosuccinate synthase → MSTVVVVGTQWGDEGKGKITDYLADGAEVVARYQGGNNAGHTILIDNKKYKLTMIPSGIFNHNKTCVIGNGMVINPAALLDEIDYIHENGFSTDNLKISDRAHVIMPYHLVLDGLEEERKGDNKIGTTRKGIGPCYMDKAARAGIRIADLMDAEEFEGKLRRMVEEKNQVIQQVYGGEPLDADAILPEYLAHAERLRPYVTDTSVVLNDAIDSGKRVLFEGAQGVMLDIDQGTYPYVTSSNPTAGGVCIGSGVGPSKIQQVIGVAKAYTTRVGDGPFPTELHDAIGDQIRETGHEYGTVTGRPRRVGWFDTVVVRHARRVSGITGLSLNSLDVMTGLETVKICTGYKFRGEVIEYYPASLKMLAECEAVYEELPGWAEDISGAKTLSDLPENTRRYVERVSELTGIPIAIFSVGRNREQTNPVRPIYE, encoded by the coding sequence ATGTCTACAGTTGTTGTTGTCGGCACGCAGTGGGGAGACGAAGGGAAAGGCAAAATTACCGATTATCTGGCGGACGGAGCGGAAGTGGTCGCCCGTTACCAAGGCGGAAACAATGCCGGCCACACGATTCTGATCGACAACAAGAAGTATAAGCTGACGATGATTCCATCCGGCATCTTCAATCATAATAAAACCTGCGTCATCGGCAACGGGATGGTCATCAATCCAGCCGCGCTGCTTGACGAAATCGACTATATCCATGAGAACGGGTTTTCGACGGACAACCTGAAAATAAGCGACCGCGCCCATGTCATCATGCCGTACCATCTCGTGCTGGACGGTCTTGAGGAAGAGCGCAAAGGCGACAATAAAATCGGCACGACGCGCAAGGGCATCGGCCCCTGCTACATGGACAAGGCGGCCCGGGCCGGCATCCGCATCGCCGATCTGATGGACGCGGAGGAGTTCGAAGGCAAGCTGCGCCGGATGGTGGAAGAGAAGAACCAGGTGATCCAGCAGGTGTACGGCGGCGAGCCGCTCGACGCGGACGCCATCCTGCCGGAATACCTCGCTCATGCGGAGCGTCTGCGCCCTTACGTGACGGATACGTCGGTCGTTCTGAACGATGCTATCGATTCGGGCAAACGCGTGCTGTTCGAAGGCGCTCAAGGCGTCATGCTCGATATCGACCAAGGAACCTACCCGTACGTCACGTCGTCCAACCCGACCGCCGGCGGCGTCTGCATCGGCTCCGGCGTCGGCCCTTCCAAAATCCAGCAGGTCATCGGCGTAGCCAAAGCCTACACGACCCGCGTCGGCGACGGTCCGTTCCCGACGGAGCTGCATGACGCCATCGGCGATCAGATCCGCGAGACCGGCCATGAATACGGCACGGTAACGGGCCGCCCTCGCCGTGTCGGCTGGTTCGATACGGTCGTCGTGCGCCATGCCCGCCGCGTCAGCGGCATCACGGGCCTGTCCCTCAACTCGCTCGACGTCATGACGGGCCTGGAAACGGTGAAAATCTGCACGGGCTACAAGTTCCGCGGCGAAGTCATCGAGTACTATCCGGCCAGTCTGAAGATGCTGGCGGAATGCGAAGCCGTCTACGAGGAGCTGCCGGGCTGGGCCGAGGACATCAGCGGAGCCAAGACGCTGTCGGACCTGCCGGAGAACACCCGCCGCTACGTGGAGCGGGTCTCCGAGCTGACCGGCATCCCGATCGCGATCTTCTCCGTCGGCCGCAACCGCGAGCAGACGAATCCGGTTCGCCCGATCTACGAATAG
- the rplI gene encoding 50S ribosomal protein L9, with the protein MKVIFLQDVKGQGKRGEIKEVSEGYVRNFLLPKGLVKPAEAGNIKNLEMQKASEDKRKAQEKADAEALAAKLETLTIVVRTKAGEGGRLFGAITTKQIAEALEKQEGIKIDKRKIELQEPIRALGFSNLDVKLHPQVKGKLKVQAAEE; encoded by the coding sequence ATGAAAGTCATATTCCTGCAGGACGTAAAAGGCCAAGGCAAGCGCGGCGAAATCAAGGAAGTGTCGGAAGGCTACGTACGCAATTTCCTGCTCCCGAAAGGGCTCGTAAAGCCGGCTGAAGCAGGCAACATCAAGAACCTGGAGATGCAGAAGGCTTCGGAGGACAAGCGCAAGGCCCAGGAGAAGGCGGATGCCGAGGCGCTGGCCGCGAAGCTCGAAACGCTGACGATCGTTGTACGGACCAAAGCCGGAGAAGGCGGCCGCCTGTTCGGAGCCATCACGACGAAGCAGATCGCCGAAGCGCTGGAGAAGCAGGAAGGCATCAAGATCGACAAGCGCAAGATCGAGCTCCAGGAGCCGATCCGCGCGCTCGGGTTCAGCAATCTGGACGTCAAGCTGCACCCTCAGGTGAAGGGCAAGCTGAAGGTGCAGGCGGCGGAAGAATGA
- a CDS encoding LCP family protein gives MKPKKSRARKAWTWTASVLAVLLVLGTVGYFNRTTLALWGFDMFLSKKVEKQLEGSYQPTVDSKPPAANPVKYQKADPYSVLLLGVDARGAEQGRSDTMMFTVVRPSDGAILMVSMPRDTYTEIVGKDKKDKITHAYAFGGAKMAVDTVENLLGNQVDYYAAVNFEGFRNLIDAMGGIPLPVEKDLVNKEADHEKFVVKAGQSKYNGTDALNFVRYREDAGGDISRTERQQAFVESIMDEASSVSSWTRIPEFVGIMGKNFATDIPPSEMIDKAKAMLQSGNRAIYTHTLKGEGHKLSENGAWYYFADEKDVEASKKLIADWMNKSLTIEQLTGAASKDSETLDASSGSTNDAKSESGKGPEVTTASSDDENQ, from the coding sequence ATGAAACCCAAAAAATCTCGCGCCCGCAAGGCGTGGACATGGACGGCTTCCGTCCTGGCCGTCCTTCTCGTCCTGGGAACCGTAGGCTATTTCAACCGGACTACTCTCGCCTTATGGGGCTTTGATATGTTTCTTTCCAAAAAAGTAGAGAAGCAGCTGGAGGGCTCGTACCAGCCGACCGTAGACAGCAAGCCGCCCGCAGCCAATCCCGTTAAATACCAAAAAGCCGACCCGTACTCCGTCCTCCTCCTTGGAGTGGATGCGCGCGGCGCCGAGCAAGGACGCTCGGACACGATGATGTTTACGGTCGTTCGTCCATCCGATGGAGCGATCCTGATGGTCTCCATGCCGCGCGACACCTACACGGAGATCGTCGGCAAGGACAAGAAGGACAAAATTACGCATGCCTATGCATTCGGCGGAGCCAAAATGGCCGTCGATACGGTGGAGAATCTGCTGGGCAACCAGGTCGATTATTATGCCGCGGTCAACTTCGAGGGCTTCCGCAACCTGATCGACGCGATGGGCGGCATTCCGCTGCCGGTCGAGAAGGATCTCGTCAACAAGGAAGCCGATCATGAGAAGTTCGTCGTCAAGGCCGGCCAGAGCAAGTACAACGGCACCGACGCGCTCAACTTCGTCCGCTACCGCGAAGACGCCGGAGGCGACATCAGCCGCACCGAGCGCCAGCAGGCGTTCGTGGAATCCATCATGGACGAGGCTTCCAGCGTATCCTCATGGACGCGCATTCCGGAATTCGTCGGCATCATGGGCAAAAACTTCGCGACCGACATTCCGCCATCGGAGATGATCGACAAAGCCAAGGCGATGCTGCAGAGCGGCAACCGCGCCATCTATACCCATACGCTCAAGGGCGAAGGGCATAAGCTTAGCGAGAATGGGGCCTGGTACTACTTTGCCGACGAGAAAGACGTCGAGGCGAGCAAGAAGCTGATCGCCGACTGGATGAACAAATCCTTGACGATCGAGCAGCTGACGGGCGCCGCATCGAAGGACAGCGAAACGCTGGACGCCTCTTCGGGGTCGACCAACGATGCCAAGAGCGAATCCGGCAAAGGACCGGAGGTCACGACGGCTTCTTCCGATGACGAGAACCAGTGA
- a CDS encoding DHH family phosphoesterase: MPKLLLKRWHGTHMVLALVLMIALSAALFWFEWPLGAAAFVLTILCGVYMFLAEKAFRKDLKKYLGTLSYRVKKVGSEVINELPFGIILFNEDRIVEWHNPFVADMMDRDSVVGVPLLDLFPALAQAKDRPGKMEVAVGADIYELLFKPGEKLLYIREITEMWQLSKAYEEEKLALGIVFIDNLDEVSQSMDDQQRTTLLSRVTTEITEWSQQENLYIKRLNSDRFLLITDQKALRQLELSKFIILDEVREMTGDLKIPMTLSIGFAAGASSISELGQWAQISLDMALGRGGDQAAVKVGERQSFYGGKSNAVEKRTRVRARVIAHALRDMIRESEKVVIVGHKMPDMDAIGAAIGVAKAAQHLGKEAFIVLEGINPSIQKMMELLKEDERLYRRFISPEQSLGLVDARTLVVVVDTHKASMLKEPRILGQTGRIVVVDHHRRGEEFISNAVLIYMEPYASSACELVTELLQYIHDRLVLDIREATSLLAGITVDTKSFALRTGARTFEAASFLRRNGADTSMVQRMLKEDLEEYLKKADIIKHAEIVHDHIALAVTEPGQRYSQLLIAQSADTLLNMTGVYASFVIAERQDGLVGISARSLGQMNVQVVMERMGGGGHLTNAACQMDGSVREVEAKLRAVLSQMNEEEELFE; the protein is encoded by the coding sequence ATGCCGAAGTTGCTTCTTAAGCGCTGGCACGGGACCCATATGGTGCTGGCTCTCGTCCTCATGATCGCGTTGTCGGCGGCCTTGTTCTGGTTCGAGTGGCCGCTTGGCGCGGCCGCGTTCGTCCTCACAATCCTCTGCGGCGTTTATATGTTCCTGGCGGAAAAAGCTTTCCGCAAGGATCTCAAGAAATATTTGGGCACCTTGTCCTACCGTGTCAAAAAAGTCGGCAGCGAAGTCATCAACGAGCTGCCTTTCGGCATCATTCTATTCAATGAGGATCGTATCGTAGAGTGGCATAATCCTTTTGTCGCGGACATGATGGACCGGGATTCGGTTGTCGGCGTTCCGCTGCTCGACCTGTTCCCCGCGCTCGCCCAGGCCAAGGATAGGCCGGGCAAGATGGAGGTCGCCGTCGGCGCCGATATTTACGAGCTGCTGTTCAAGCCGGGCGAAAAGCTTCTGTACATCCGTGAAATCACGGAGATGTGGCAGCTGTCCAAGGCTTATGAAGAAGAGAAGCTCGCGCTCGGTATCGTGTTCATCGACAACCTCGACGAGGTGTCGCAGTCGATGGACGATCAGCAGCGGACGACGCTGCTGTCCCGTGTCACGACGGAAATCACGGAATGGTCGCAGCAGGAGAACCTGTATATCAAGCGGCTCAACTCCGATCGCTTCCTTCTCATCACCGACCAGAAGGCGCTGAGGCAGCTGGAGCTGTCCAAATTCATCATCCTGGACGAGGTTCGGGAGATGACCGGCGATCTCAAGATTCCGATGACGCTCAGCATCGGCTTCGCTGCGGGTGCTTCGAGCATATCGGAGCTTGGCCAGTGGGCTCAGATCAGCCTGGACATGGCGCTTGGCCGCGGAGGCGACCAGGCGGCCGTGAAGGTGGGAGAGCGGCAGAGCTTCTACGGCGGCAAATCCAACGCGGTCGAGAAGCGGACCCGCGTGCGCGCAAGGGTCATCGCCCATGCGCTGCGCGACATGATCCGCGAGAGCGAGAAGGTCGTCATCGTCGGCCATAAGATGCCGGATATGGATGCCATCGGCGCTGCGATCGGCGTCGCCAAGGCAGCCCAGCATCTCGGCAAGGAAGCGTTCATCGTCCTGGAGGGCATCAACCCGTCCATCCAGAAGATGATGGAGCTGCTCAAGGAAGACGAGCGCCTGTACCGCCGCTTCATCTCGCCGGAGCAGAGCCTTGGTCTCGTCGATGCCCGCACGCTGGTCGTCGTCGTGGATACGCACAAGGCGTCGATGCTCAAGGAGCCGCGCATCCTCGGCCAGACCGGCCGGATCGTCGTCGTCGACCATCACCGCCGCGGAGAGGAGTTCATCTCCAATGCGGTGCTGATCTACATGGAGCCTTACGCTTCATCGGCCTGCGAGCTGGTGACGGAGCTGCTTCAGTATATTCACGACCGTCTCGTGCTCGACATCCGCGAAGCGACGTCCCTGCTCGCAGGCATCACGGTCGATACGAAAAGCTTCGCGCTGCGCACGGGCGCCCGCACGTTCGAGGCGGCCTCGTTCCTGCGCCGCAACGGCGCCGATACGTCGATGGTGCAGCGGATGCTGAAGGAAGATTTGGAAGAGTATTTGAAAAAAGCCGATATCATCAAGCATGCCGAAATCGTGCATGACCACATCGCCCTGGCGGTCACGGAGCCGGGCCAGCGCTATTCCCAGCTGCTGATCGCGCAGTCGGCCGATACGCTGCTGAACATGACGGGCGTCTATGCATCCTTCGTCATCGCGGAGCGGCAGGACGGACTCGTCGGCATCAGCGCGAGGTCGCTCGGCCAGATGAACGTCCAGGTCGTCATGGAACGGATGGGCGGCGGCGGTCATCTCACGAATGCCGCCTGCCAGATGGACGGTTCCGTGCGCGAGGTGGAAGCCAAGCTCAGGGCTGTGCTGAGCCAAATGAATGAGGAAGAGGAGTTGTTCGAATGA
- a CDS encoding peptidoglycan DD-metalloendopeptidase family protein codes for MIAYNQQEPLKDMRPAPGPTRKKWGWIAAAALLLVVLAGGSCWGYSHYVNSHTYEYYQVLLDGKPVGTVDKPSTVAAMVKKKERETAEAHPNLTMTLHTGTITYEKVREYKGKPESGTTLDKLAAGFSATATGAAVKVDGKVIGIVKNEETARTVLNQLQSKYAPPQRMKSALKVMTLSASTKAAAPANGISGVKFAEDVTVDEAEELDPAEILGQDQLQRILMSGTSTDTKYTVLKGDCVGCIASKFGISKEVIYQNNPTIEDDIIKAGDILDLTVKKPAINVVTTESQSEIITTEPQVIIQKKATMKAGESKVIQQGQPGSKRLTYSVVKQNGYKMSEDLVSIDVIRKSVPKIVVRGTKVVVGEGSGDFIWPVSGHRITSTYGTRWGKLHKGIDLVGGSTIKAADEGYIEFAGQKSGYGNAIIINHRNGYKTLYGHMSKLSVRTGQVVDRGQAIGVMGNTGHSFGTHLHFEVYKNGALQNPLKFL; via the coding sequence GTGATTGCATACAACCAACAAGAACCGCTTAAGGATATGAGGCCCGCACCAGGGCCAACGCGAAAAAAATGGGGATGGATCGCAGCGGCGGCGCTTCTGCTCGTCGTTCTGGCAGGAGGCTCCTGTTGGGGCTACTCCCACTACGTCAACAGCCATACGTATGAATATTACCAGGTTCTTCTGGATGGCAAGCCGGTAGGCACGGTAGACAAGCCGTCCACGGTGGCCGCGATGGTCAAGAAGAAGGAGCGGGAAACCGCGGAAGCGCACCCCAACCTGACCATGACGCTGCATACGGGAACGATCACCTACGAGAAGGTCCGCGAGTACAAGGGCAAGCCCGAGAGCGGAACGACCCTGGACAAGCTGGCGGCGGGCTTCTCGGCGACGGCGACGGGAGCGGCGGTCAAGGTGGACGGCAAAGTCATCGGAATCGTGAAGAACGAGGAGACGGCCAGAACCGTGCTGAATCAGCTGCAAAGCAAATACGCGCCTCCTCAGCGGATGAAGAGCGCTCTCAAGGTCATGACTCTGTCGGCTTCGACGAAGGCGGCCGCGCCTGCCAACGGTATCAGCGGCGTCAAGTTCGCCGAGGACGTGACGGTGGATGAGGCGGAGGAGCTCGATCCTGCGGAGATCCTCGGCCAGGACCAGCTGCAGCGCATTCTGATGAGCGGCACATCCACCGACACGAAGTACACGGTGCTCAAGGGCGACTGCGTCGGCTGCATCGCGTCCAAGTTCGGCATTTCCAAGGAAGTCATCTATCAGAACAACCCGACGATCGAAGACGATATAATCAAGGCCGGCGACATTCTGGACCTGACGGTCAAGAAGCCGGCGATCAACGTCGTCACGACGGAAAGCCAGTCGGAGATCATCACGACGGAGCCGCAGGTGATCATCCAGAAAAAAGCGACGATGAAAGCCGGCGAATCGAAGGTCATCCAGCAGGGACAGCCGGGCTCCAAGCGGCTCACCTATTCTGTCGTCAAGCAGAACGGCTACAAGATGAGCGAGGATCTCGTCAGCATCGACGTCATCCGCAAATCGGTTCCGAAAATCGTCGTGCGCGGCACGAAGGTCGTCGTCGGCGAAGGAAGCGGAGACTTCATCTGGCCGGTATCGGGCCATCGCATCACGAGCACGTACGGCACCCGCTGGGGCAAGCTGCACAAGGGCATCGACCTCGTCGGCGGCAGCACGATCAAGGCGGCGGACGAGGGATACATCGAATTCGCGGGCCAGAAGAGCGGATACGGCAATGCCATCATCATCAATCACCGCAACGGCTACAAGACGCTGTACGGACATATGAGCAAGCTGTCGGTCCGCACAGGCCAGGTCGTCGACCGCGGCCAGGCGATCGGGGTCATGGGCAATACGGGCCATTCCTTCGGCACTCATCTGCATTTCGAGGTCTACAAGAACGGAGCGCTGCAGAACCCGCTCAAATTCCTATAA
- a CDS encoding DUF2232 domain-containing protein: MKFGGKSILWSAIALLLLLSMGVPLLNWLTVALIMVPFVVLYATLSRGMFAAHIVPVLLIAFFVPGSGPASVIIGLFFLVPAIVMGHHYRQGKPVRRTMTAVLLTILGLALVELLVFESVFGVSLIREMQDRMQDMLGNIASQGLMSDIWTPENTDMVVKMTVQAIPQALLLMAFAATAVAQYLSRRALAGFGMAVPGMPPAHEWRLPRVLVTYYLIALVVQMFIPAGDSSFLSVALMNLVPLLRMAFTVQAMGFFFFLAHQKGWAKPVPVIISIILLIFPPLSLIGVLDAAFPIRKSFQKH; the protein is encoded by the coding sequence TTGAAATTCGGTGGGAAATCCATCCTGTGGAGCGCTATTGCTCTCTTGCTGCTGCTCTCTATGGGAGTGCCGCTGCTGAACTGGCTGACCGTCGCCTTGATCATGGTGCCGTTCGTGGTTCTATACGCCACTTTGTCCAGAGGAATGTTCGCCGCTCATATCGTGCCGGTATTGCTGATCGCCTTTTTCGTGCCGGGCAGCGGACCCGCCTCTGTCATTATCGGACTCTTCTTCCTCGTGCCCGCTATCGTAATGGGCCATCATTACCGGCAGGGCAAGCCCGTCCGCAGGACCATGACGGCGGTGCTGCTCACGATACTCGGGCTGGCGCTGGTCGAGCTGCTCGTGTTCGAGTCGGTATTCGGCGTCTCTCTGATCCGCGAGATGCAGGACCGGATGCAGGATATGCTAGGCAACATAGCGAGCCAAGGCTTGATGTCGGATATTTGGACGCCGGAGAATACCGATATGGTCGTGAAGATGACGGTACAGGCGATTCCTCAGGCGCTGCTCTTGATGGCGTTCGCGGCAACGGCTGTCGCGCAGTATTTGTCCCGGAGGGCGCTGGCCGGCTTCGGCATGGCCGTTCCCGGAATGCCGCCCGCCCATGAATGGCGCTTGCCCCGGGTGCTCGTCACGTACTATCTGATAGCGCTGGTCGTGCAGATGTTCATCCCGGCTGGGGACAGCTCGTTCCTGTCGGTCGCTCTGATGAACCTGGTTCCGCTGCTTCGCATGGCCTTCACGGTCCAGGCGATGGGCTTTTTCTTCTTCCTGGCGCATCAGAAGGGCTGGGCGAAGCCCGTTCCGGTCATCATCAGCATCATCCTGCTCATCTTCCCTCCGCTCAGCCTGATCGGAGTGCTGGATGCGGCCTTCCCGATCCGCAAGTCGTTCCAGAAACATTGA
- a CDS encoding DUF1836 domain-containing protein, which yields MESFLLKRSEMAALLMSLDGKGELTPIQIVQQAWKKGHRKQVSSGRALPAFLSTDWPAVLEKLMKGQGLKGMSLQEAAALGQLIPYAGLSITAMQNWVKRDFKRYFESPKAGKKYSLEQAALLFIIDDLKASLDFESIRKLLGRLFGCGGEKSLLSPVDFYQAYSALFEELDADGDQILDAAPSETAAGNGMESSLETKAREGASRYISGLSGLDEAEAEALGNLLLIAVFSVQAAYFHSLSRRYCNATLFLN from the coding sequence GTGGAATCATTTCTGCTTAAGCGCAGCGAAATGGCGGCGCTGCTCATGTCTCTGGACGGGAAGGGCGAACTCACCCCGATTCAGATCGTCCAGCAGGCCTGGAAAAAGGGCCATCGCAAGCAAGTAAGCTCGGGCAGGGCACTGCCGGCGTTCCTGTCCACGGATTGGCCGGCCGTTCTGGAGAAGCTAATGAAGGGACAGGGACTCAAGGGAATGTCCCTCCAGGAGGCTGCGGCTCTCGGCCAGCTGATTCCATATGCGGGCCTCTCCATCACGGCCATGCAGAACTGGGTCAAGCGGGACTTCAAGCGGTACTTTGAATCGCCCAAAGCCGGCAAGAAGTACTCGCTCGAACAGGCGGCGCTTCTATTCATTATCGATGACTTGAAGGCCAGTCTGGACTTTGAATCCATCCGCAAGCTTCTGGGCCGGCTGTTCGGCTGCGGAGGAGAGAAAAGCCTTCTCAGCCCCGTGGACTTTTACCAGGCTTATTCTGCTCTATTTGAAGAATTGGATGCCGACGGAGATCAAATTCTTGATGCGGCTCCCTCGGAGACCGCAGCCGGCAACGGCATGGAGAGCAGCCTGGAGACCAAGGCAAGGGAAGGGGCAAGCCGCTATATCAGCGGCTTGTCCGGCCTGGATGAAGCGGAGGCCGAAGCGCTCGGCAATCTGCTGCTGATCGCCGTGTTCTCCGTTCAAGCCGCCTATTTCCATTCCCTGTCGAGAAGGTACTGCAACGCCACGCTGTTCCTGAACTGA
- the dnaB gene encoding replicative DNA helicase — protein sequence MSQDGLMFDRVPPQNTEAEQAVLGAVLLQAEALITAMEKIRPEDFYLNQHQIVFEAMIELGENNQPIDLVTLTAYLSDRQQLDEVGGVSYLAKLATVVPTAANVEYYAQIVEEKSMLRRLIRTATTIVSDGYGASDDIGLMLSEAESRIMEIANRRSSSGFVSIRDVLMEVFERVEFLYTNKGGSTGIPSGFVDLDKMTSGFQRNDLIIVAARPSVGKTAFALNIAQNVGVRSRETVAIFSLEMSAAQLVQRMVCAESNVDAGRMRTGFLEGDDWEKLTMAIGALSEAEIYIDDTPGITVSDIRAKCRRLKKERNLGMILIDYLQLIQGRGKSGENRQQEVSEISRTLKQIARELEVPVIALSQLSRGVEQRQDKRPMMSDLRESGSIEQDADIVAFLYRDDYYDKETEKKNIIEIIIAKQRNGPVGTVELAFLKNFNKFVSLDRTHEPAS from the coding sequence ATGAGCCAGGACGGATTGATGTTTGACCGGGTTCCCCCGCAGAATACGGAAGCCGAGCAGGCGGTGCTTGGCGCCGTCCTGCTGCAGGCGGAAGCTCTGATCACGGCGATGGAGAAAATCCGTCCCGAAGACTTCTACCTGAACCAGCATCAGATCGTGTTCGAAGCGATGATCGAGCTGGGCGAGAACAACCAGCCGATCGACCTCGTCACGCTGACGGCGTATCTCAGCGACCGCCAGCAGCTCGACGAGGTCGGGGGCGTCAGCTATTTGGCCAAGCTGGCCACGGTCGTTCCGACCGCCGCCAACGTGGAGTACTACGCCCAGATCGTCGAAGAAAAATCGATGCTGCGGCGTCTGATCCGGACGGCGACTACGATCGTCTCCGACGGCTATGGAGCTTCCGACGATATCGGACTCATGCTGAGCGAGGCGGAGTCGCGCATCATGGAGATCGCCAACCGGCGCTCCAGCAGCGGCTTCGTCTCCATCCGCGACGTTCTGATGGAAGTATTTGAACGCGTAGAGTTTCTGTATACGAACAAAGGCGGTTCCACCGGTATTCCATCGGGTTTTGTCGATCTCGACAAGATGACGAGCGGCTTCCAGCGCAACGACCTTATTATCGTAGCGGCGCGCCCTTCGGTCGGCAAGACGGCCTTCGCGCTGAATATCGCCCAGAACGTAGGGGTTCGCTCGCGTGAGACGGTCGCCATCTTCAGCCTCGAGATGAGCGCGGCCCAGCTCGTCCAGCGTATGGTGTGCGCAGAATCCAATGTCGACGCCGGCCGCATGCGGACAGGCTTCCTCGAAGGCGACGATTGGGAGAAGCTCACGATGGCGATCGGAGCGCTGTCCGAGGCGGAAATCTATATCGACGACACGCCGGGCATCACCGTCAGCGATATCCGGGCCAAATGCCGCCGCCTCAAGAAGGAGCGCAACCTCGGGATGATTCTGATCGACTACCTGCAGCTGATCCAGGGCCGCGGCAAGTCCGGCGAGAACCGCCAGCAGGAGGTATCGGAGATCTCGCGTACGCTCAAGCAGATCGCGAGGGAGCTCGAGGTTCCCGTCATCGCCCTGTCCCAGCTCAGCCGGGGCGTCGAGCAGCGGCAGGACAAGCGACCGATGATGAGCGACTTGCGGGAATCCGGATCGATCGAGCAGGATGCCGATATCGTCGCGTTCCTGTACCGGGATGATTACTATGACAAGGAAACCGAGAAAAAGAACATCATCGAGATCATCATCGCCAAGCAGCGTAACGGCCCGGTCGGTACGGTGGAGCTTGCTTTCTTGAAAAATTTCAATAAATTTGTCAGCTTAGATCGAACCCATGAACCAGCGTCATAG
- a CDS encoding DUF4870 domain-containing protein, translating to MHPSPRRPDPSSTGLDPRLAAFLGYLGSFVGAFLLLLLEKKSRYVRFHAVQSILFSAAYLCLSMVFALIPVIGWLLGGLLAPLALLVWIGLMIVSLQGKQARLPVLGDWAEMISGEF from the coding sequence ATGCACCCTTCTCCAAGAAGACCCGATCCGTCTTCCACCGGCCTCGATCCGCGTCTGGCCGCATTCCTCGGTTATCTCGGCAGCTTCGTCGGAGCCTTCCTGCTCCTTCTATTGGAAAAGAAGAGCCGGTATGTCCGCTTCCATGCCGTGCAATCCATCCTTTTCTCCGCGGCTTACCTATGCCTGAGCATGGTTTTCGCCCTCATCCCCGTCATCGGCTGGCTGCTTGGAGGCTTGCTCGCTCCGCTCGCCCTGCTGGTCTGGATCGGCCTCATGATCGTTTCCTTGCAGGGCAAGCAGGCCCGGCTGCCCGTGCTCGGGGACTGGGCCGAGATGATCAGCGGCGAGTTCTAG
- a CDS encoding CBS domain-containing protein, whose amino-acid sequence MNIAFFLLPKAETITLTLEATLRQTLEKMEYHRYTAVPILDKNGAYAATVTEGDLLWFMKNENLSFEQTSRVTLSEVPMRVRNKPVRIDANMEDLISLAKVQNFVPVVDDMQRYIGIVRRSDIIDYCAKSIFQEKS is encoded by the coding sequence ATGAATATTGCTTTTTTTCTTCTGCCCAAGGCAGAGACGATTACATTGACGCTTGAAGCGACGCTTCGGCAGACGCTGGAGAAGATGGAATACCATCGCTATACGGCGGTGCCGATCCTGGATAAGAACGGCGCGTATGCGGCCACGGTCACGGAGGGCGACCTTCTCTGGTTCATGAAGAACGAGAATCTCAGCTTCGAGCAGACGAGCCGCGTCACCTTGTCGGAGGTGCCGATGCGGGTGAGGAACAAGCCGGTCCGCATCGATGCCAACATGGAGGATCTCATCTCGCTTGCCAAGGTGCAGAACTTCGTGCCGGTCGTCGACGACATGCAGCGCTATATCGGCATCGTCCGGCGCAGCGACATCATCGACTATTGCGCCAAGTCCATCTTCCAGGAGAAATCCTGA